Genomic DNA from Candidatus Thermoplasmatota archaeon:
GACCACGAATTGCAACCCTGGACCGTGGCCTGCACGAGGACGATGCCGTTTCCGAGCATGGGCAGATGCTTGAACGCGAGCATCGGCCGGTTGCCGAGGCCGCGCAGGTCGATCGGGGGCGTGACGATCGTCACGGTCTGCGGGAACGTGGCGCCTCCGAGGCGCGAGCCGCTCGCGTACTCGGCGTCGGTCGCACCGTAGAGGAGGCTCCAGCGTCCCGAGGCCGCGCGACCGTCGTCACGTCGAACGCCGTTCGCGAGCATCCAGCCGTCCGTTCCGTCTTCGAAGAAGGACGTCCATCGGACCTCGTTCGTCGAGACCTTGACCAGATGGTCGGGCGCGACGTGGAGCGTGGTCGTCGCAAGCGGCGTGATCCGAAGGACGCTCACGCGGACGATGTAGTTGCCCGGTTCCGTCACGGTCACGTTGGGCGTCACGAAGGCGCGCGTCGTGCGCGGCATCGTGCTTGCGGTGGGCAGGGTGAACCGCGCGATCTCGAGGGGCGGGGTCGTTCCCGCCTTCTCGACGCGGACCTGGATGGCCGCGTGGGCGGTCGTCGTGCCGCGGTTCTCGAGCACGCCCGAGACGGTGAAGTTCCCCGGCTCCTGGACCAGGGTCGGGGCGTTCGCCAGGTTCGTGATCACGACGTTGGTGATGTCCGCCGTCGGCAGCTCCACCACGCGCAGCGCCCTGTGCGGAACGTCGTCGCGCGCGGGGGCGTAGGCCAGGCCGTTCGGCGTCAGGTAGCCGTCGAGGACCTCGAAGGCGAGCCGGTGGAGATTCTGCCCGGATCTCGGATAGATGAGGAACTCGAAATCAGCCGTCGATCCCGCCTCGCCCGCGGGGGCCAGCCGGAAGGGACCGGCCACCGCGCGATAACCCGTCGCCTGCGTGATGGGCGCCGCGACCACGTTGATCTGGGACGGAGGCTCGGATCGCACTTCCCGGACGCCCACGGCGACGAAGCGTCGCTCGTCCGCGCCGTGGTTGCGGATCGCGACCCGGACCGCGGCCGGGTCCGTGGACCCGATGGCGGCGGGCGCGTCCAGCGTGAGCGCCACGCTCCGATCGTACGGGTGCCCGAGGACCTCGAACTGGTCGATCTCGAGGGAACCCTCGCGTCCGGTCGCGTCCGTGCCGAGGCGGAAGCGCAGCTTGGTGTCGGGACCGCTCAGCGCTTCTCCGACCACCCGGATGTCCGCGATTTCCCAGAAGCGGTTCGCCGGGCCCGGCTCGCCGCCGCCCCACTGTCCTCCGGACCAGCCGTGGAACGCGAAGCGGACCTGCTCGCCGATGTACGGGGTCAGGTCGAACCTCGCGGGGACCCACGTCTGGCCGTTCCCCGCGGAGTTGCCCGAGAACACGAAGGAGGTCGGGACTTCGAACGCGTCGAAGGCGATGATCGTGGCGCGTCCGTAGCGCTGCGTCAGGTTGCGGACGAACCGGTCGAAGGTGTCGCCGGCGTCCGGGAGGGTTGCCGTGTAAGGGGCGCCCGCGGGTTCGCCCGTGGCGACGCGGAACGGCGCCGGCCGACGCGCCTGCGACGGTCCCTCGGAATCCGCGAAGAGCTGCTTCCACGCATCCCATCGCTGCGTGGAGCGGTTGTACAACGACACTTCCACCACGCCGGCCTGGTAGGCGCGGTTCGTGGTCCAATTGGGCGTCGTCCTCGCGATGGTGTTGTCGAAGAGCGGCGCGGCGGCTCCGTCGAGGAACAGGAGCTGGTGGCGGTGGAGGATGTCGAGCGAGGCGCGAGTCCCCTGCACGGAGGTCAGGTTGACGACCGGCGTGACGAGCCTCGTATCCACGTTCAGCCGCGTGGCGGGATTCAGCCCGAACGTCCAGGCCGGGATCGGGACGCCGTCCGGCCCGGCGCGGACCGTCGAGGACCACGTCGCGGGCCGCGACGCGATGCCGACGGCGCGCTGCCACTGTCCGGTCGTCGTCCAGGCGGCGATCTCGGCGGCGGAATCGTCGGCGCCGATGAAGCTCTGCACCACGACCGGCCGCCCGTCCCGGTTCACGACGGCGTTGACGGTCACGTTCTCGACGGCCCACCCGAGATCGTTGATGGCCGTCTGATGACGCTGGGCGACGAAATTGAGCACGAACGTCTGCGCCGGATTGTAGCCTTCGAAGGTCCGCGTGAGCGTGTGCCACTGGCCGTCCTCCGAAACCTCGAGAAGGCGGATCGGGGTCGCCGCGAGATTCGCGGTCGGGACGTTGTTGATCAGCTGGAAGGCGGTGACGTCGACCGACATGCCCACGCCCGTCCACCATTCCCCGGTCCGGCCGGCGCGCCAGTCGCGCCACGTGACGGAAAGGGTCGCGTTCGCGGGAATCGAGCTGATGTCGATCTGCCGGGACAACGTTTCCGTCGAGCGGATGATGCCGGCGGGCGGCGCCGCGCTCCGCCCCGTCCACCAGAACGCGTCACCGTTCGTCCGCCTCATCGTCTCCGTCAAGTTGAGGATCTCCCAACGGTCCTCGGAAGAGGCGTTCGCGAGCGAGCGCGGGACGTAGACTTCGCGACCCGCGGGAAGGATGGGCTCGCCCGCGAGGCTCGGGATCTCGACGTTCATGAGCGTGACCGTTTCGGTCAGCTCGGGTACGTGGCTGAGGTCGAAGGATACCGGCGTCCAGCCGTCGAGGTTGAATTCCGAGGCGCGCGAATTGCCGGAGAATGCCGGCAGCCATCGCTCGGGCGAGGTGGACCGCGAGATCGGGTTCGACCCGACGATCTGCGAGGGGTACGCCCCCAGAGCGCCGTCGCGCCGGGCCGGGGCGATGGAGACCCAACCGTTCTCCCCGAGATACTCGGCCGTGACGCCGTCGTAAGCGTCCTCGAGGTCGTATCGCGCGAGGAAGTTGATCTTGGCCTCGCGGAGGTTCGCGAGGGGAATCGTGGGCGATTCGATCCAGCCGTGGGCGTCCGCCTTGACGAGTCCGCCGGAGGCGTTGCCGCCGACGAGCGCCCGTCCGCCGCGGAATCCGTCGCCGCTCGACCACAGCGCGTCCCCGTTCGTCGTCCACGCGGCCAATCCCGATTCGAAGTCGTCGGCGATGATGGCTTCCGTGGCTGTGAGGAACGAGCGATGGAGGTTGTCGTCGGGGTTGTGGTCGCGGTACTCGGGAGGCAGCACGACTTCGAAGGTGACGACGAAGTTGCCGGGCTCGCCGGGGGTGAAGAAAGCCACGTCCTCGGCGAGCGGAGATTTCAGCAGTCGCGCGAGGGTGACGGACGTGGGATCCGCCACGATGGCGTCCTCGAGCTTCCAGACGTGCTCCGAAACCAGGACGGCGCCCCGATCCGTGATGCGCTCGATGCGCTGCCGTAGCTCCGCATCCGGAACCGCGATGTTGCCCAGGTTGCGGATGCCGGTCGAGAGGACGCGCGGCAGGGTCGTCCTTCCGTCCGTCGGGAACACGCCGTTCCACGCGTTGAGGTCGATGCGCGTCTTGGCGAACAGCGAGCCGTCGCGCCCGATCGCCACGACGTCGTTCCACGCGTTCTCGTCCCGGGCCGCCGTCCCGTTGGACGGCAGCGCCGTGACCACGATCTCGTAGAGGATGTCCTCGCCGTGCGGGATCTGCGCGCGGACGACGATGTTCCTGGATTCGCCGGGCAGCAGCTCGCCGGCCCGGGACTCGAATTCGGCCACGGTTTCGCCGCCGAGTCGGCGGACTTCGATGCGGGCGGTGAAGTCCTCCCGGAACAATCCGACGTTCGCGAGCGTCACGTTGATCGGAATGACGCTTCCGGGGCCGAGCCCGAGGAGGCGCCAGTCGTACGCCACGGGGATGTCGACGTTGGTGATGGCGGCGTCGACCGCGAAGGTGGAGACGGGGTCGACCTGGACGCTTCCGATCCTCCAGAGGCTCGTGTCGGTGCGATCCAGTGGAAGGAATTCGCGGGCGGAGATGTGGAACGCGAAGCGCACTTCGAGCCCCTCGAGATCGATTTCGGACAGCGCAGGTTGGTCCCTCAAGCGGAACATGGCCGGCTCGCGCCGGGACGTCGGCAGGTCCCAGAGGTAGGGATTGCCGTCGGGGCCGAGGAGGGTCTGCGAGACGGTGTTGGTGCACCATGCCGTGGGGAACGTGCACGGTCCGGGCCAGAAGTACCCGTCACCGCCGCGGAAGAAGGTGCCCGCTCCATGCGTGGCCGGCTCTCGCCGCATGCCGTTCGCGGTGGTTTCGAAGTAATGCGGATAGTTGCCCACCGGCTCGAGCCTGATCCAGCTCGACCACTGGCCGTCGGACCGCTTGTAGGAAAGGTCCACGGTCGAGGTCCGGTGCATGAAATATCTCGGCGCGGCCGCGAGGTCGTCGATCGCGCCCTGGAATCCGTACTCGTGCTCGAACCTGAGCACGGGATCGACGGCGCCCTGCAGGACGAGGGAAGGCGAGATGAGGCGCGTCGCATTTTGCGATATCTGGATGTTGCGCGTGTCCAACGGATGCCTCGAGTTGTCGAAGAAGAAGCCCTGCCAGAGGACGGGCGCGTTGTCGAAGCCCGTGAAGCGGTGCGGCTGGCCGAGGTTGGTCCGGTTCGTCCACTGGATGACGGCGAAGCCCTGTTCGGAGGCCTGCTTCGCCATGGTGGCGTTGACGAGGTACCAGCCATCCCGGTATCCGACGTCGCGCATCGCGCCGACCGTGTAGGTCTGCGTGCGAGGGGGGTAGATGAGGTCGCTCTCGTCGCCCGTCAGCCGGAACAGCTCCACCCGGTCCTTCTCCAGGCCGCCTTCGGGGACGCCCGTCACGCGAAGGTCGTCGATGAAGACGTCGCCCGAGAGCAGCACCTGCTTGATGCGCAGCTCGTAGAGCGAGGGATTCCAGAGGTTGAAGTAACCACGACCCGCCTCCGGCATGATGTCGGTCGAGAAGTAGTGCCACGTCCGGTCCTCCTCGATGAGGCGGCGCGCGCTCGCTTCCGGCGTGTCGACGTACCGGATCTCCTGCCAGACCGCGCGTCCGCGCGGCGAAACGGGGCCGGAGGACCAGACGACGAGCGGTTCGTTGGCCGCGTCGCCGTAGAGCGTCTCGCGAGGTCCGACCGAGATGGCGCCTCTCGGCGCGAAATCGACGACGATCGCCGACCGATCGGTCATGTACCGCATCGTGAGCTTGAGGTCCTGGTAACGGGGGTACGTCAGCGGGAGCGGGAGCACGTGGAATGACGTTTGGGCCTGGTTGTTGGCGGGCCCCTTCCCCCAGTAGCCGCCGTCGAACACCTCGGGTGCGCTGCCTTCGACCGGCAGCCAGCCGGGATCGGGAACGCGGTCCAGGTCCGCGAACAGGGGCGGAGGCGACGAGCGCACGTAATAATGGGCGACGTCGCGCGCGACGAGGCCCGCGCTTGCCGCCGTGAAGGTCACGTTGTGCTGGCCCCGATCGGCCGATCGCAGCGTCCACTTCCAATCCGCCGACGTCCCCGGCTTGAGCACGATCACGCCGGTCGCGGCCTCGATCGTTTTCGGGGTCGACGTGTCGGTGATCCGCCACGTCAGGATTTCGGCGCTGTTTCCGCGGTTGTGGAGAACGCCGCTCGCTTCGACCGGTTCGTCCTCGTCCACCATCGCCGACGAGGGGGGGATCGAGAGGTCGGCGACGATGTTACGGATGGTGGAAACGACGTATTCCTGCACCTTCGCGTTGTTCTCGGGCGTGGGGTCGGTCATGGCGCCGCCCCCCTTCGCGAGGGTTTCGGCCTTCACCGTCACGCTGACTTTTGCCCCTTCGGCGGCGGGCGTGCGGAGGGCAAGGCTCGGCGTCCAGACCGCGCCGGGCGCGAGGGTGGCCTCCTGGCTCGCGGTGAGGTCGCCCCCGGACAGGCCGGTCACGGTGAACGTGACGCGCAGCCGCTGCTCGAGCGAGGCCGCGTTCAGGACGGTCGCGGTGACGTTGATCGGCTCGTCGCGCGCGATGTACTCGGTTACGTCGTCGCCCTTCCGCATCGAGGGGACGTCGATCGCGTGCACCTTCGCGTCGTTCTGGAGCGCCGGACCCAGGATTTCGAGATCGTCGATGGTCCAGCCGAAATCCGTCGGCCGGTCGAAGGTGGGCGTCCGGAAATACGAGGGCCCCTCCGAATCCGCGCGCTGGGAAGCGACGAATCGGAAGCCGAGATGGATCTTCTGGCCCGCGTAGGGCGTGATGTCGAAGACGAGCGTCTCCCAATCGCGCGCGCCCGTGAATCCAGGCTGGTTCATGAGACCCGCGACCTGCGGCGTGTAGCTCGAGCCGTTCAGCGGAACGAGCAGCTTCCCGGCGCGGTAGATGTTCGCGAGGGGCATGCCGGAGTTGAGCTTGTCGACGGGGTCGAACGGGAAGCCCCAGATCTGGGCGCCGTCGATGTCGCGGGCGATGTTGAAGCGGTGCTTGAGGATGAGGTTGACCTGGTCGTCGATGGCGCCGAGCCGGAGCGCGTCGGCGTGACGGAGGTCCGCGGCCTCGAGACAGGCGCGAAGCGGGATGCCGCCGGTCGGGTCGCCCGCCTGCGGGCGCGAGGGGGCGTAGAGCCTGCCCCAGACGAGCACGTAGGCGACGCAGGCGGAGTTGAGAGGAATGTCCGAGATGTCGGCGCAGAGGAAGGGCGTCCCGCAGATGGCGAGCGGATACGCGGAGAGGTCGATCGCGGGCGAGACGAGGAGACGCTCCCCGCCGGCGTAGCCCGCCGCGTCGGGACCGGAGACGGCGCGACCGGCCGAGCCGTTCCAGCCCGCGCCTTCGGCCACGATCCAGCTGCGGCGGCCGATCTCCGCGTAATCGCCGTATCCTCCTTGTCGGGTCCCGGGATCCATCCCGTCCACGAAGACCGGGCTCGGCAGCGGAGGCGGCAGGGCGAGCTCGATGCCGGCCTGCCCCGCGAGGCGTCCGATCTCGCGCGCCGATTCGTCGAGCGCCGCGAGCGCGTCGCGCCGGACCTGCTCGACCGTCGAAGGGACCGGGA
This window encodes:
- a CDS encoding CARDB domain-containing protein; translated protein: MRSRQNLVVVCLLILLAADIAVPLASGYHEREKIADGSSEAPETPLPVPSTVEQVRRDALAALDESAREIGRLAGQAGIELALPPPLPSPVFVDGMDPGTRQGGYGDYAEIGRRSWIVAEGAGWNGSAGRAVSGPDAAGYAGGERLLVSPAIDLSAYPLAICGTPFLCADISDIPLNSACVAYVLVWGRLYAPSRPQAGDPTGGIPLRACLEAADLRHADALRLGAIDDQVNLILKHRFNIARDIDGAQIWGFPFDPVDKLNSGMPLANIYRAGKLLVPLNGSSYTPQVAGLMNQPGFTGARDWETLVFDITPYAGQKIHLGFRFVASQRADSEGPSYFRTPTFDRPTDFGWTIDDLEILGPALQNDAKVHAIDVPSMRKGDDVTEYIARDEPINVTATVLNAASLEQRLRVTFTVTGLSGGDLTASQEATLAPGAVWTPSLALRTPAAEGAKVSVTVKAETLAKGGGAMTDPTPENNAKVQEYVVSTIRNIVADLSIPPSSAMVDEDEPVEASGVLHNRGNSAEILTWRITDTSTPKTIEAATGVIVLKPGTSADWKWTLRSADRGQHNVTFTAASAGLVARDVAHYYVRSSPPPLFADLDRVPDPGWLPVEGSAPEVFDGGYWGKGPANNQAQTSFHVLPLPLTYPRYQDLKLTMRYMTDRSAIVVDFAPRGAISVGPRETLYGDAANEPLVVWSSGPVSPRGRAVWQEIRYVDTPEASARRLIEEDRTWHYFSTDIMPEAGRGYFNLWNPSLYELRIKQVLLSGDVFIDDLRVTGVPEGGLEKDRVELFRLTGDESDLIYPPRTQTYTVGAMRDVGYRDGWYLVNATMAKQASEQGFAVIQWTNRTNLGQPHRFTGFDNAPVLWQGFFFDNSRHPLDTRNIQISQNATRLISPSLVLQGAVDPVLRFEHEYGFQGAIDDLAAAPRYFMHRTSTVDLSYKRSDGQWSSWIRLEPVGNYPHYFETTANGMRREPATHGAGTFFRGGDGYFWPGPCTFPTAWCTNTVSQTLLGPDGNPYLWDLPTSRREPAMFRLRDQPALSEIDLEGLEVRFAFHISAREFLPLDRTDTSLWRIGSVQVDPVSTFAVDAAITNVDIPVAYDWRLLGLGPGSVIPINVTLANVGLFREDFTARIEVRRLGGETVAEFESRAGELLPGESRNIVVRAQIPHGEDILYEIVVTALPSNGTAARDENAWNDVVAIGRDGSLFAKTRIDLNAWNGVFPTDGRTTLPRVLSTGIRNLGNIAVPDAELRQRIERITDRGAVLVSEHVWKLEDAIVADPTSVTLARLLKSPLAEDVAFFTPGEPGNFVVTFEVVLPPEYRDHNPDDNLHRSFLTATEAIIADDFESGLAAWTTNGDALWSSGDGFRGGRALVGGNASGGLVKADAHGWIESPTIPLANLREAKINFLARYDLEDAYDGVTAEYLGENGWVSIAPARRDGALGAYPSQIVGSNPISRSTSPERWLPAFSGNSRASEFNLDGWTPVSFDLSHVPELTETVTLMNVEIPSLAGEPILPAGREVYVPRSLANASSEDRWEILNLTETMRRTNGDAFWWTGRSAAPPAGIIRSTETLSRQIDISSIPANATLSVTWRDWRAGRTGEWWTGVGMSVDVTAFQLINNVPTANLAATPIRLLEVSEDGQWHTLTRTFEGYNPAQTFVLNFVAQRHQTAINDLGWAVENVTVNAVVNRDGRPVVVQSFIGADDSAAEIAAWTTTGQWQRAVGIASRPATWSSTVRAGPDGVPIPAWTFGLNPATRLNVDTRLVTPVVNLTSVQGTRASLDILHRHQLLFLDGAAAPLFDNTIARTTPNWTTNRAYQAGVVEVSLYNRSTQRWDAWKQLFADSEGPSQARRPAPFRVATGEPAGAPYTATLPDAGDTFDRFVRNLTQRYGRATIIAFDAFEVPTSFVFSGNSAGNGQTWVPARFDLTPYIGEQVRFAFHGWSGGQWGGGEPGPANRFWEIADIRVVGEALSGPDTKLRFRLGTDATGREGSLEIDQFEVLGHPYDRSVALTLDAPAAIGSTDPAAVRVAIRNHGADERRFVAVGVREVRSEPPSQINVVAAPITQATGYRAVAGPFRLAPAGEAGSTADFEFLIYPRSGQNLHRLAFEVLDGYLTPNGLAYAPARDDVPHRALRVVELPTADITNVVITNLANAPTLVQEPGNFTVSGVLENRGTTTAHAAIQVRVEKAGTTPPLEIARFTLPTASTMPRTTRAFVTPNVTVTEPGNYIVRVSVLRITPLATTTLHVAPDHLVKVSTNEVRWTSFFEDGTDGWMLANGVRRDDGRAASGRWSLLYGATDAEYASGSRLGGATFPQTVTIVTPPIDLRGLGNRPMLAFKHLPMLGNGIVLVQATVQGCNSWSTLAALPPGMTTTGRLSDWQSVLMDLSTANPFCGGPTSLVGRVVLVRFVVAGNDQGWRLDDVAVMASVPTATPPTWVARITDEAHKVYAYRVDNPGASRIRVAFELDRERSGLLPDQLGWFTFEPAILEIEPRSHGIVNMHVRTPASRDNVLGRLIPIVRYFNTDIPEVSRTFRADLTFDPRPRADLSVSALVDGRAPSVRIAVEEAMPHELTAIIRNRGDASTPTLPILFQVSSDESKEVVWEARGDVEGLPPITQSEESTVVSVSWKPAFGSRGNRTLTVVVDPDRSTPDVDRSNNRISIPLEVVPIIRPDLSIAPQDVAFTTLAGDPLFEAAPGELIRVQATGRNLGLSSARAVTLSIISGSTILGQETWDIVEPGRSFTLSLTQFAPAEPSTYRFLVTTQDLEGRSENNQIDVEVPIYPPELVVPRSSKPHPLRPGQPASIVSEFENAGPFPLLLNLSGTLEGGSVLLNPARLALAPGEKRSVELSIATRSDLAPGLHLVRVLATGPGFKAVRTFPVESEANPALAVTVHPAQATTVAKIQYDAVNVGNVAIEPVVVLRARDGAELARSDSPRLAPGSSRLGSLTWKLPPGTPPGTIEGELIVLDGKLERARGPVSIEVAAWGRVRGQVVEEGRDERGARRYALDLAYEGNAPSTRSLALYGLAAGDGRFNRSIVDLAPGRSERILLTVTPASAPATGLRALQVALIDPAGTAPAIETTDLVEVLMDNRNPNLQLKSAERGSVDVAANEMVTYHASIRNTGDAEARNVSVRLFVDGLLVDHKVVPAIGAGIEDRVTLEWRAKAGAHAVAILVSDPASASPPAFAESVEVKAALVEIPKSIPNAGPLFALAVLALAFAARRRAGR